A part of Paenibacillus donghaensis genomic DNA contains:
- a CDS encoding adenine deaminase: MLTTDIKAAIQRRRMIDVLLSGNIYADLVLKGGYIINVVTREIYAGDVAIQGDRILLVGQADKLIGPLTVIEDVTGQFISPGFIDSHMHFESAMLTVTEFSKLSIPTGTTTLVADPHEIGNVLGVQGMKAMIEEAKTLPNRVLFTVPCLTPDVPGLETAGADISSKDMQELLNDDYVQGIGELQGFSNVHPVYRNAPYLIDDLLASVSYAKSIGKSIEGNAPGLFGPELAAHIICGGGHVSCHETTTKEEMMEKLRYGVSVFMREGSSQRNMAECIRAITEEGMDSRRAILVSDDMVPEDLLNFGHMNDIVRRTIAVGLDPVEAIQMVTINPATHFGFDDIGLLAPGTKADIAVISDLSRMSISQVYIAGVKVAEHGELTRDIPSYIYPVSVKKSVKRKPVKLEELQISAEGAYGSVLIRTIEVVPDQNLTGAGIYKAAVKDGVVQPSVAEDLLPLLVIERHGRSGKIGKTFVRGMKLQSGAIAESVAHDTHNIIVTGTNYADMVTAVNRVIAMDGGIAMIRDGKVVGDLPLRIGGLMTDELTGKEMSSRITELHRLAREELGCTLHVPFMHLSFLSLVTSPAWKITDIGLIDVDAFTVLPTLA; the protein is encoded by the coding sequence ATGCTAACCACAGATATCAAAGCTGCGATTCAGCGGCGGCGGATGATTGATGTCCTGCTCTCCGGCAACATTTATGCCGACCTTGTACTGAAAGGCGGCTATATTATCAATGTCGTGACCCGGGAGATTTACGCCGGGGATGTAGCGATCCAAGGCGATCGGATTCTGCTGGTGGGTCAGGCCGACAAGCTGATTGGACCGTTAACCGTGATTGAAGATGTCACCGGACAATTCATCAGTCCAGGCTTCATCGACTCCCATATGCATTTCGAGAGTGCCATGCTGACCGTCACCGAATTCTCGAAATTATCCATCCCCACAGGAACGACCACACTGGTGGCCGATCCCCATGAAATCGGCAATGTGCTGGGAGTGCAGGGCATGAAGGCCATGATTGAGGAAGCCAAGACCTTGCCGAACCGTGTCCTCTTCACCGTTCCCTGCCTCACACCTGATGTGCCCGGACTGGAGACTGCCGGCGCGGATATCAGCTCGAAGGATATGCAGGAGCTGCTGAATGATGACTATGTGCAGGGCATCGGCGAACTCCAGGGCTTCAGCAACGTCCATCCGGTGTACCGCAATGCGCCATATCTGATCGATGATCTGCTTGCTTCCGTCTCTTACGCCAAGTCCATTGGCAAAAGCATCGAAGGCAACGCCCCCGGACTGTTCGGTCCCGAGCTTGCCGCCCATATTATTTGCGGGGGTGGCCATGTCTCCTGCCACGAGACCACGACCAAGGAAGAGATGATGGAGAAGCTGCGTTATGGAGTCAGTGTATTTATGCGCGAAGGTTCTTCCCAACGCAATATGGCCGAATGCATCCGGGCAATTACCGAGGAAGGCATGGATTCCCGGCGGGCAATTCTGGTATCGGACGATATGGTTCCGGAGGATCTGCTCAACTTCGGCCACATGAATGATATCGTGCGCAGAACGATAGCTGTGGGGCTTGATCCGGTAGAGGCCATTCAGATGGTTACGATTAACCCGGCTACCCATTTTGGCTTCGACGATATCGGACTACTGGCACCAGGCACAAAAGCGGATATCGCCGTAATCAGCGACCTCAGCCGCATGAGCATCTCACAGGTCTATATCGCCGGCGTCAAAGTCGCCGAACACGGCGAACTTACGAGGGACATTCCATCTTACATCTACCCCGTTTCCGTCAAAAAATCGGTCAAACGCAAGCCCGTCAAACTCGAGGAGCTGCAAATATCCGCCGAAGGGGCCTATGGAAGCGTTCTGATCCGCACCATTGAGGTGGTTCCCGATCAGAATCTGACCGGGGCGGGAATTTACAAGGCAGCCGTTAAGGACGGAGTTGTCCAGCCTTCCGTTGCCGAAGACCTGCTTCCCTTGCTTGTCATCGAACGTCATGGACGCAGCGGCAAGATCGGCAAGACCTTCGTGCGCGGCATGAAGCTGCAATCCGGCGCTATCGCCGAGAGCGTTGCGCATGATACGCACAATATCATTGTGACCGGCACCAATTATGCCGATATGGTCACGGCAGTCAACCGTGTCATTGCCATGGACGGCGGCATCGCCATGATTCGGGATGGCAAAGTGGTCGGCGATCTGCCGCTGCGGATCGGCGGGCTGATGACCGATGAATTGACCGGCAAGGAGATGAGCAGCCGGATTACCGAACTGCACCGGTTGGCCCGCGAGGAGCTGGGCTGCACGCTGCATGTGCCGTTTATGCACCTCTCCTTCCTGTCGCTGGTCACAAGCCCGGCCTGGAAGATCACCGATATCGGCCTTATCGATGTCGATGCCTTCACCGTGCTGCCTACGCTCGCTTGA
- a CDS encoding UbiD family decarboxylase — protein MTAVNIRQLLDRWKHDGKLLRITREVDPKFEFGAVVKAVRGARPLLFERIKGYSVPMTAGLGGSKALLAESMDMTPAELLPRLIDAVVNPLPTRQAASAPVQENVVTTQINLQELFPVCTYHALDSGAYYVSGVMVVKGFDGHKRYTSIRRMQLLEGNRTSILISSPELFQQYRMFEERGEPMEAAFMFGVVPAVVLASQVSTHLFHVDKLDVASALLGQPLEVVRCKTVDLEVLAEAEVVFEGRILPGVRVPEGPFGELGGYYGPRTEQPVVEISAVTYRSQPIWQTILPASYEEKLPMAISREVALISSIRQVVPGVLDVHITMGGVGRYHAVVRIRKVHDGDGKTALLAAFAGDKDLKHVVVVDEDVDLLNPLDVEWAIATRVQADLDLFIVPGAKGSPLEPSHNLRGVTAKMGIDATYPLAEAEHYRRTHIPGQEEIRLEDYV, from the coding sequence ATGACGGCTGTGAATATCCGGCAATTGCTGGACCGGTGGAAGCATGACGGGAAGCTGCTGCGGATTACGCGGGAGGTTGATCCCAAGTTTGAGTTCGGAGCCGTGGTCAAAGCGGTCCGGGGAGCAAGGCCATTGTTGTTCGAGCGAATCAAAGGCTACAGCGTTCCCATGACAGCAGGCCTTGGCGGCTCCAAGGCATTGCTCGCCGAGAGCATGGACATGACACCTGCCGAGTTGCTGCCCCGGCTGATCGACGCTGTGGTGAATCCGCTCCCCACGCGGCAGGCGGCCAGTGCGCCGGTACAGGAGAATGTGGTAACCACGCAGATTAACCTGCAGGAGCTGTTTCCGGTCTGCACCTATCATGCGCTAGACAGCGGAGCCTATTACGTCTCGGGCGTGATGGTAGTCAAAGGGTTCGACGGACACAAGCGTTACACTTCCATCCGGCGGATGCAGCTGCTGGAGGGCAACCGGACCAGCATCCTGATCTCCTCGCCTGAATTATTCCAGCAGTACAGGATGTTCGAGGAACGCGGCGAACCGATGGAGGCTGCCTTTATGTTCGGAGTCGTTCCGGCTGTAGTGCTCGCCTCCCAGGTGAGCACGCATCTGTTCCATGTCGACAAGCTGGATGTCGCCTCCGCCCTGCTCGGCCAGCCGCTTGAGGTGGTCCGCTGCAAGACGGTGGACCTGGAGGTGCTGGCCGAAGCCGAAGTGGTGTTCGAAGGCCGGATTCTCCCCGGCGTCCGGGTGCCGGAAGGCCCGTTCGGCGAATTGGGCGGCTACTATGGCCCACGCACGGAACAGCCTGTAGTCGAAATCTCCGCCGTCACCTACCGCAGCCAGCCGATCTGGCAGACGATCCTGCCAGCCAGCTATGAAGAGAAGCTGCCGATGGCCATTTCTCGCGAGGTGGCCTTGATCAGCTCGATCCGCCAGGTGGTCCCCGGGGTGCTGGACGTCCATATCACCATGGGCGGTGTCGGACGATACCACGCGGTGGTGCGAATCAGGAAGGTGCACGACGGAGACGGCAAAACTGCCCTCCTCGCTGCCTTCGCCGGAGACAAGGACCTCAAGCATGTCGTTGTTGTCGATGAAGACGTCGATCTGCTGAACCCGCTGGACGTGGAATGGGCCATAGCTACCCGGGTGCAGGCGGATCTTGACCTGTTCATCGTGCCTGGAGCCAAAGGCTCCCCGCTTGAGCCATCGCATAACCTCAGAGGCGTAACCGCCAAGATGGGCATCGACGCCACCTACCCGCTGGCGGAAGCGGAGCATTACCGCAGGACACATATCCCCGGTCAGGAGGAGATCCGGCTGGAGGATTATGTTTAG
- a CDS encoding DUF1989 domain-containing protein: MRNGNVIEEILVPAYEGRSARVRKGQILYIIDVEGKQVGDFVCFNEADPEEHVSPVHMRSSLSSIRLKEGDGLYSNYRRPLMTLVKDTVGRHDFFFPACDYYRYKVDFGLEEHPNCHDNLQKALGKYQLGHKEIPDPINWFMNNALDENLDYVIEEPLSKPGDYVALLAQTDVIVALSACSQDLAPVNGYRVTPLLMQIIN, encoded by the coding sequence GTGAGAAACGGAAATGTAATCGAAGAAATCCTGGTTCCCGCCTACGAAGGAAGAAGTGCCAGGGTCCGCAAGGGACAGATTCTTTATATCATTGATGTGGAAGGCAAGCAGGTCGGGGATTTTGTTTGTTTCAACGAAGCCGATCCTGAAGAGCATGTGTCACCCGTTCATATGAGGTCCTCTCTCAGCAGCATCCGGCTGAAGGAAGGTGACGGTCTGTACAGCAACTACCGCAGACCTTTGATGACGCTCGTCAAAGATACCGTCGGGAGGCATGATTTCTTTTTTCCAGCATGTGATTATTACCGTTACAAGGTAGATTTCGGCCTGGAGGAGCATCCAAACTGCCATGACAATCTGCAGAAGGCATTGGGAAAATATCAGCTGGGGCATAAAGAAATCCCCGATCCGATCAACTGGTTTATGAATAACGCCCTGGATGAGAACCTCGACTATGTCATCGAAGAACCTCTATCGAAGCCTGGCGATTACGTCGCACTGCTGGCTCAGACTGATGTGATCGTAGCCCTCTCTGCCTGTTCCCAGGACCTTGCCCCTGTTAATGGCTATCGGGTTACTCCGCTGTTGATGCAGATTATCAATTGA
- a CDS encoding cyclase family protein — MGIQVVDLSQEIYQGMPVFPPHQKTMIFPNMSHEESKQKLGFAFATNNLLINEHGPTHSDAIYEYDPKGPTIDEMALEYFYGPAVCLDVSHISPDDYITRQDLEQALQKDRLHLDQGDIVLLYTGHYNRAYGTEEWLTRYTGLNYAAAEWLAKQGIVNIGVDSPSIDNPLDPQFSGHLICREYAITNTENLCNLDKISQRRFLYFGLPLKIRQGTGSPIRAVAVFIE; from the coding sequence ATGGGCATTCAGGTTGTTGATCTATCGCAGGAAATCTACCAGGGAATGCCGGTGTTCCCTCCGCATCAGAAAACAATGATTTTTCCCAATATGAGTCATGAAGAGAGCAAGCAGAAGCTGGGCTTCGCATTCGCCACCAACAATCTGCTGATCAACGAGCACGGTCCCACGCACAGCGATGCCATCTATGAATATGATCCCAAGGGACCGACCATTGACGAGATGGCGCTGGAGTATTTCTATGGGCCTGCCGTGTGTCTCGACGTCTCCCACATCTCACCTGATGATTACATCACCCGCCAGGATCTGGAGCAGGCACTGCAGAAGGATCGTCTCCATCTAGACCAAGGGGACATTGTTCTGCTCTATACCGGACACTACAACCGCGCTTATGGCACCGAAGAATGGTTAACTCGTTATACTGGTTTGAACTATGCAGCCGCTGAATGGCTGGCCAAGCAAGGCATCGTTAATATCGGCGTAGATTCGCCTTCTATCGACAATCCGCTGGACCCCCAATTCTCCGGACATCTGATTTGTCGGGAGTATGCCATAACCAACACCGAGAATTTGTGCAATTTAGACAAAATCTCACAAAGACGTTTTTTGTATTTCGGACTTCCGCTTAAGATCAGACAAGGAACAGGCTCGCCAATCCGTGCCGTAGCTGTATTCATAGAATAA
- a CDS encoding ABC transporter permease subunit, with protein MNLLTRFEFQKILRRKTTLAGIGCMLLFTLLSVYLSVHGVQWTDEKGDDLNGKAGISLKRQQTHELAGNLDPVKISMVLERYQKADNDPDNQVPSPDGNGMVLSNEAYGKFIARDSAITNLIRSVFSPVDGYDYYVIDSMTAEEAAGFYEVRRDKIKQRLNMDYTYGNYTEADKAYFLEKNDKLAVPFKFDYAEGWEKVLQNLSALGMVAAFVISLSLAPMFAGEYQSGADSLILSSRYGQTKLIMAKLRAGILFTTGFFWITNLILLVLTLLFFGINGWNSNLQIIAIMSPYGFTLLQTYLLSVLIGYLACLMIMALTLVLSAVMRSPFQVIIVTAAVLIVPMFIPDSKRSRLFNHMMSLLPSNMLEGYTSFTTNEVYHMFGQLVPQPYVIAGTAVVFTLLLLPVAYRRFSTHQVA; from the coding sequence ATGAATCTGCTTACCCGTTTTGAGTTCCAAAAAATCTTGCGCCGGAAAACCACGCTGGCCGGGATCGGATGTATGCTGTTATTTACTCTGCTGTCCGTCTACCTCTCTGTACATGGGGTGCAGTGGACGGATGAAAAGGGGGATGACCTTAATGGCAAGGCTGGAATATCTCTGAAAAGGCAGCAAACGCATGAACTCGCAGGTAACCTTGATCCAGTCAAAATCAGTATGGTCTTGGAACGCTACCAGAAAGCAGATAATGACCCGGATAATCAGGTGCCTTCACCGGACGGCAATGGAATGGTGCTAAGCAATGAAGCTTACGGAAAGTTCATTGCCAGAGACAGTGCTATCACCAACTTGATTCGCAGCGTTTTTTCACCTGTAGACGGATACGACTATTATGTTATTGACTCTATGACGGCTGAAGAAGCCGCCGGGTTCTATGAGGTAAGAAGGGACAAAATCAAGCAGCGTTTAAATATGGATTATACTTATGGCAATTATACTGAGGCTGACAAGGCTTATTTCCTAGAGAAAAATGATAAACTGGCCGTTCCGTTTAAGTTTGATTATGCAGAGGGCTGGGAGAAGGTGCTGCAGAATCTTAGTGCACTTGGTATGGTGGCTGCTTTTGTGATCAGCTTATCTCTGGCCCCTATGTTCGCCGGTGAATATCAGAGCGGAGCAGACTCGCTGATTCTGTCCTCACGGTATGGCCAGACCAAGCTGATTATGGCCAAGCTAAGAGCGGGAATTCTGTTCACAACCGGGTTCTTCTGGATCACTAACTTAATACTGCTGGTGTTGACGCTGCTGTTCTTTGGGATCAATGGCTGGAACTCGAATCTACAGATTATTGCCATCATGTCACCCTATGGATTTACGTTGCTGCAAACCTATCTGTTATCCGTACTGATCGGTTATCTGGCTTGTCTGATGATTATGGCTCTGACTCTAGTGTTATCTGCCGTAATGAGATCACCGTTCCAAGTTATTATTGTAACGGCTGCCGTGCTGATCGTCCCGATGTTTATCCCGGACAGTAAGAGGAGCCGCTTGTTCAATCATATGATGAGCCTGCTCCCCAGCAATATGCTGGAGGGATATACTTCCTTCACTACGAATGAGGTGTATCATATGTTCGGCCAGCTGGTACCGCAGCCATATGTTATTGCCGGGACCGCCGTAGTGTTTACCTTGCTGCTGCTGCCTGTAGCTTACAGAAGGTTCAGTACGCATCAGGTAGCCTAA
- a CDS encoding BMC domain-containing protein — translation MEALGLIETLGLTTAVSAADAALKAADVRLVGVEKVIGVGGSLGVTIHLSGDVAAVTASVEAGKAEAARVGRVISAHVIAKAHSDVTDKIVSRYLMGADRFEATLPSEAAPASIPASTAAKPAKKHSNNPPPAPANPDDSSGTDGLDNKPN, via the coding sequence ATGGAAGCGCTCGGATTAATCGAAACGCTTGGACTTACCACCGCCGTCTCGGCGGCAGACGCCGCACTGAAGGCAGCGGATGTGCGGCTCGTAGGAGTCGAGAAAGTCATTGGAGTCGGCGGCTCGCTGGGGGTGACCATTCACTTGAGCGGCGATGTCGCTGCCGTCACCGCCTCAGTTGAAGCAGGCAAGGCAGAAGCAGCTCGGGTGGGCCGGGTCATCTCGGCACACGTCATTGCCAAAGCACACAGCGACGTTACAGACAAAATTGTATCGCGCTACCTGATGGGGGCGGATCGCTTCGAAGCTACTTTGCCTTCGGAAGCGGCTCCCGCTTCTATTCCGGCTTCCACGGCTGCCAAGCCAGCCAAGAAGCACTCCAATAACCCGCCGCCCGCACCCGCGAACCCGGATGACTCATCAGGCACAGACGGCCTGGACAATAAACCAAACTAA
- a CDS encoding BMC domain-containing protein codes for MGESLGLIETKGLVGAIEAADAMVKAANVEICGYEKIGFGLVTVMVRGDVGAVKAATDAGAAAAKRVGELVSVHVIPRPHSEVERALLSKGIE; via the coding sequence ATGGGAGAATCACTCGGATTGATTGAAACCAAAGGACTGGTAGGCGCTATTGAGGCAGCAGACGCCATGGTGAAGGCTGCCAACGTAGAGATCTGCGGTTATGAGAAAATCGGCTTCGGACTTGTCACCGTCATGGTCCGCGGCGATGTAGGAGCCGTTAAGGCCGCAACCGATGCAGGCGCAGCTGCCGCCAAACGGGTAGGCGAGCTGGTCTCCGTGCATGTTATTCCAAGACCGCATAGCGAAGTGGAACGTGCCCTGCTGTCCAAAGGCATTGAATAG
- a CDS encoding BMC domain-containing protein → MNQAIGLIETRGLTPALEALDAMCKAANVKLVAFKRIGSGLITVIVEGDVASVSAAVEAGTSAYLRTGGELVSSNVIPRPHPDLAAMLY, encoded by the coding sequence ATCAATCAAGCTATCGGACTCATTGAGACACGCGGTCTGACTCCGGCGCTTGAAGCGCTGGATGCGATGTGCAAAGCCGCCAACGTCAAGCTGGTAGCGTTCAAGCGGATCGGCTCAGGATTGATTACTGTCATTGTGGAAGGCGATGTCGCTTCCGTATCGGCCGCAGTAGAAGCGGGCACCAGCGCCTACCTGCGCACCGGCGGCGAGTTGGTTTCCTCCAATGTGATTCCTCGCCCTCATCCCGATCTGGCCGCCATGCTCTACTGA
- a CDS encoding Na-translocating system protein MpsC family protein, giving the protein MSIAILLSSNESKKKLSRCYNEVHKELYGVGVTQLKIDAAGELMLMFLVKHQRVTALRALEEHYPELKQSVDAALHQEFKRRIQKKLTEEMNLPVTGVLRDYDPHTSWACTIVITGTGSPE; this is encoded by the coding sequence ATGAGCATAGCTATCCTTCTCTCATCGAACGAATCCAAGAAGAAGCTGTCCCGCTGTTATAATGAAGTGCATAAGGAATTGTACGGCGTTGGCGTGACACAGCTGAAGATCGATGCCGCCGGCGAGCTGATGCTCATGTTCCTGGTGAAGCACCAGCGGGTTACCGCCCTGCGCGCCCTTGAAGAACACTACCCCGAGCTGAAGCAATCTGTAGATGCCGCGCTGCACCAGGAGTTCAAGCGGAGAATCCAGAAGAAGCTCACAGAAGAAATGAATTTGCCGGTCACAGGCGTGCTGCGGGATTACGATCCCCATACCTCCTGGGCCTGTACGATTGTTATTACCGGAACCGGCTCACCCGAATGA
- a CDS encoding cysteine hydrolase family protein, with protein MMSKHAIVVIDMLNDFISPEGALTCPNGEKIVPALQELIEFSHENDIQVIFVQEAHRKNDADFRVRPIHAIKGTWGSEFIPELTPQPEQGDYVVQKRRHSAFSYTDMDLFLREEGIDTVVVTGVWTNVCVRSTASDAMYHTYKVMCISDCCASKDEEMHVSGLRDIGIFGEVLTLEEYKAKNTVVRG; from the coding sequence ATGATGAGCAAACACGCTATAGTTGTCATCGATATGTTGAATGATTTCATCAGCCCGGAGGGGGCGCTGACTTGTCCGAACGGCGAGAAGATTGTACCGGCTCTGCAGGAGCTAATCGAATTCAGCCATGAGAATGATATCCAGGTGATTTTTGTCCAGGAGGCACACCGCAAGAACGATGCGGATTTCCGGGTTCGGCCGATTCATGCGATCAAAGGCACCTGGGGCTCGGAATTCATCCCTGAGTTGACCCCACAGCCGGAACAAGGCGATTATGTGGTCCAAAAAAGACGTCACAGCGCCTTCAGCTACACAGACATGGATCTATTCCTCCGCGAAGAGGGGATCGATACGGTAGTGGTCACCGGTGTCTGGACCAATGTCTGCGTTCGCTCCACCGCGTCGGATGCGATGTATCATACCTATAAGGTGATGTGCATCAGCGACTGCTGTGCTTCGAAGGATGAAGAGATGCATGTGTCCGGTCTGCGGGATATCGGCATCTTCGGTGAAGTGCTGACGCTGGAGGAATACAAGGCTAAGAATACGGTGGTAAGAGGGTAG
- a CDS encoding UbiX family flavin prenyltransferase has protein sequence MRIIVAVTGASGSIYAYSLIRSLHQLGIETYVIATGAGENVLRYECGLELQEIAEYATVLSNQDLFAPVASGSFCTDGMVVIPCSMNTLGAIANGMGDTLLSRAASVMLKEKRRLVIVPRESPLHIIHLENMLRVARAGADIMPASPGFYNHPSEIWELVNFMNARVLDAFGIEHELMKRWGEA, from the coding sequence ATGAGGATTATCGTTGCCGTGACGGGAGCCAGCGGTTCGATCTACGCCTACTCCCTGATTCGCAGCCTGCATCAGTTAGGCATAGAGACTTATGTAATTGCCACCGGAGCCGGTGAGAATGTTTTGAGATATGAATGCGGGCTGGAGCTGCAAGAAATCGCTGAATATGCCACGGTGTTGTCCAATCAGGATCTATTCGCTCCTGTGGCCAGCGGCTCTTTTTGCACAGATGGGATGGTGGTCATCCCCTGCTCTATGAACACGCTTGGTGCTATCGCTAACGGCATGGGGGATACCCTGCTTAGCCGCGCAGCCAGTGTCATGCTGAAGGAGAAACGCAGGCTGGTCATTGTCCCCCGGGAGTCTCCGCTGCATATCATCCACCTTGAGAACATGCTCCGGGTCGCCCGGGCTGGGGCCGATATCATGCCTGCTTCCCCAGGGTTCTACAATCATCCCTCAGAGATCTGGGAGCTGGTGAATTTCATGAATGCCCGGGTGCTGGATGCCTTCGGGATTGAGCATGAGCTAATGAAGAGATGGGGTGAAGCCTGA
- a CDS encoding EutN/CcmL family microcompartment protein, translated as MQLGLIIGHVVATRKDEALVGAKLLVIQPIQPDHTPMGPTIVAVDTVGAGIGETIIFVVGSVASRATPHPEAPIDAAIVGIVDSVDCAKSGGS; from the coding sequence ATGCAGCTGGGACTTATTATCGGGCACGTTGTAGCCACACGGAAGGATGAAGCGCTGGTTGGCGCCAAGCTGCTGGTCATCCAGCCGATCCAGCCGGACCATACGCCTATGGGGCCTACAATCGTAGCGGTGGATACAGTAGGAGCAGGCATCGGCGAGACGATTATTTTCGTCGTCGGCAGCGTAGCCTCACGGGCAACACCGCATCCCGAAGCCCCCATTGATGCCGCCATTGTCGGTATTGTAGACAGCGTGGATTGCGCCAAGTCAGGAGGTTCTTAG
- the allB gene encoding allantoinase AllB: MSYELVIRNASIPQGDRQVLTDILVDKGVIVGFARDFEPGDAEVIDAKGMLVLPGVIDSHTHFNDPGFTHREDFVTGTSSAAAGGVTMIVDMPCCSVPSVRSVDNLHSKLNALEGKGIIDYAMWGGVTGEDVRNDVLNIVKEQAAEGVVAFKVYMTPSVPTYPRVTDPEMLEAFYAVAETGMPIGIHAENFAICDFYTNKLKKEGRTDYPAWAEARKILAEKAAIQLGISFSEESGARLHIVHMSTAAGNGLIKAAKLKGVKVTAETCPHYLTLNAVDAMTEFEAFAKIAPPLRRPEDNESLWQGLVDGTIDFMATDHAPYEIATEKDAPGMDVWTSFPGIPGVETLVPIMISEGYNKGRLSLSRLVELLCTNPAVHYGLYPKKGAIEIGTDADFTIVDLEKEWTLDKDQMHCKPKYTPFHGMKLKGKVDKTIVRGTVVYDDELGVVGKPGYGEFVKRQTISELPRLLKY, encoded by the coding sequence ATGAGTTATGAACTGGTAATCCGAAATGCAAGCATTCCGCAGGGCGACAGACAGGTGCTGACCGATATTCTAGTGGATAAGGGAGTGATCGTCGGGTTTGCCAGGGATTTCGAGCCCGGTGATGCAGAAGTGATTGATGCCAAAGGCATGCTGGTGCTGCCGGGGGTCATTGACTCACATACTCATTTTAATGATCCGGGGTTCACACACCGTGAGGATTTCGTTACCGGAACAAGCAGCGCCGCAGCCGGCGGGGTAACGATGATTGTAGATATGCCTTGCTGCAGCGTGCCTTCGGTCCGCTCAGTTGATAATTTGCATAGCAAGCTGAATGCGCTGGAAGGCAAAGGAATTATCGATTATGCCATGTGGGGCGGGGTGACCGGCGAGGATGTGCGAAATGATGTGCTGAACATCGTCAAGGAGCAGGCGGCAGAAGGCGTGGTCGCTTTCAAGGTCTACATGACACCGTCGGTGCCGACTTACCCGCGTGTAACAGACCCGGAGATGCTGGAGGCCTTCTATGCGGTGGCTGAAACGGGGATGCCGATCGGCATCCATGCCGAGAACTTCGCGATCTGTGATTTCTATACCAATAAGCTGAAAAAAGAAGGCCGGACCGACTACCCTGCTTGGGCGGAAGCACGGAAAATCCTGGCCGAGAAGGCAGCCATTCAGCTGGGGATCAGCTTCTCGGAGGAATCGGGAGCACGGCTGCATATCGTTCATATGAGCACGGCCGCGGGCAACGGGCTGATCAAAGCAGCGAAGCTGAAAGGGGTCAAGGTTACAGCCGAGACCTGTCCGCATTACCTCACGCTGAACGCGGTGGATGCGATGACCGAATTTGAAGCTTTTGCCAAAATTGCTCCACCGCTCAGACGCCCCGAAGACAATGAATCCCTCTGGCAGGGGCTGGTGGACGGAACGATTGATTTCATGGCGACCGACCATGCGCCGTATGAGATTGCTACCGAAAAGGATGCGCCGGGCATGGACGTCTGGACCTCCTTCCCGGGAATTCCGGGCGTGGAAACGCTGGTGCCGATTATGATCAGTGAAGGCTACAACAAGGGCAGACTCAGCCTGTCCCGGCTGGTAGAGCTGCTGTGCACCAACCCGGCAGTCCACTATGGCCTGTATCCGAAGAAAGGCGCGATTGAGATTGGAACCGACGCCGACTTCACGATTGTGGATCTGGAGAAGGAATGGACCTTGGATAAGGATCAGATGCACTGCAAACCGAAATATACGCCGTTCCACGGCATGAAGCTGAAGGGCAAGGTCGACAAGACAATTGTGCGGGGAACTGTGGTTTACGATGATGAGCTGGGTGTCGTAGGCAAGCCGGGTTACGGCGAATTCGTCAAACGCCAGACGATCAGTGAGCTGCCGCGCCTGCTGAAATACTAG